The Geothrix sp. genome window below encodes:
- a CDS encoding transketolase C-terminal domain-containing protein, which yields MTAFSGTYLEAIRQALFDAMAADARVCCLGEDIGVYGGAFRATEGLLERFGPDRVIDTPISEQAIAGSAIGAALMGQRPVAEFQFMDFALLASDLMVNFAAKAHWRWGQSVPAVFRGPSGGGNGGGPFHSQNPEGHFLGSPGLKVVAPGTVRDAYALLRAAIDDPDPVLIFEHKHLYRRLKDQWSEAPTARLGEAALRKDGTRACVITYGAAQHAALEAAADLDVAVLDLRTLWPLDDAAIADLVKRTHRVLVLTEASLTYGPGAELAARIGEACFSWLDAPVMRLGAADTPTPASPPLEAAFLPGPAAVASALERLLAW from the coding sequence ATGACCGCCTTCTCGGGCACCTACCTCGAGGCCATCCGCCAGGCGCTCTTCGATGCGATGGCGGCCGATGCCCGGGTCTGCTGCCTGGGCGAGGACATCGGCGTCTACGGCGGGGCCTTCCGCGCCACCGAGGGGCTGCTGGAGCGCTTCGGCCCCGACCGCGTCATCGACACACCCATCTCCGAGCAGGCCATCGCCGGGTCGGCCATCGGCGCGGCCCTCATGGGGCAGCGGCCTGTGGCGGAGTTCCAATTCATGGACTTCGCGCTGCTGGCGTCGGACCTCATGGTGAACTTCGCCGCCAAGGCCCACTGGCGGTGGGGGCAGTCGGTACCCGCCGTCTTCCGCGGACCTTCCGGCGGCGGCAACGGCGGTGGCCCCTTCCACAGCCAGAACCCCGAAGGACACTTCCTGGGCAGCCCGGGCCTCAAGGTCGTGGCGCCGGGGACCGTGCGCGACGCCTACGCCCTGCTCCGCGCGGCCATTGACGACCCAGATCCCGTGCTGATCTTCGAGCACAAGCACCTCTACCGCCGCCTCAAGGATCAGTGGAGCGAGGCCCCCACGGCGCGGCTGGGCGAGGCGGCCCTGCGCAAGGACGGCACCCGCGCCTGCGTGATCACCTACGGGGCGGCCCAGCATGCGGCCCTGGAAGCCGCGGCCGACCTCGATGTCGCCGTGCTGGACCTGCGGACCCTCTGGCCCCTGGACGACGCCGCCATCGCGGACCTGGTGAAGCGCACCCACCGGGTTCTGGTGCTCACCGAGGCCAGCCTCACCTACGGCCCCGGCGCCGAGCTGGCCGCCCGCATTGGCGAAGCCTGCTTCAGCTGGCTCGACGCCCCCGTCATGCGCCTGGGCGCGGCGGACACGCCCACCCCCGCCAGTCCGCCCCTGGAGGCGGCCTTCCTGCCGGGCCCGGCCGCCGTGGCCTCGGCGCTCGAGCGGCTGCTGGCCTGGTAG